In Juglans regia cultivar Chandler chromosome 13, Walnut 2.0, whole genome shotgun sequence, the following proteins share a genomic window:
- the LOC109006975 gene encoding probable importin subunit beta-4 isoform X1, whose amino-acid sequence MKSECARRPQRNILIAAQTIFQSQNEGTEKLKEVFDMPQLVDTTLFLLQEESACQQTESDSDIDDDDTQHDKELMDAVSVLLPAFAKSMGSHFAPIFAKLYDPLMKFDRASRPPQEREMVVACLAEVAQEYVAYFGNLTPYISESDAIVARMIMAHPEHVPLNQVLPVFLKVLPLKEDHEESMAVYSCISTLVLSTNPLVVVALLAASGAFSVFHLWGRLFSSKIHTVQTYVYLLFIEMIV is encoded by the exons ATGAAGTCAGAGTGCGCAAGAAGACCACAGAGAA ATATCCTAATAGCGGCACAGACAATCTTCCAGAGCCAAAAT GAAGGAACAGAGAAATTGAAAGAAGTTTTTG ATATGCCTCAGCTTGTTGACACTACTTTGTTTTTGCTCCAAGAGGAATCGGCTTGTCAGCAGACAGAATCTGACAGtgacattgatgatgatgatactcaaCATGATAAAGAGCTTATGGATGCAGTTTCTGTTCTTCTTCCTGCATTTGCTAAGTCCATGGGTTCTCATTTTGCACCCATATTTGCAAAGCTATATGATCCCTTAATGAAATTCGAT AGAGCTTCACGCCCTCCGCAAGAACGGGAAATGGTGGTTGCTTGCCTTGCAGAAGTTGCTCAAGAATATGTGGCCTATTTTGGAAACCTCACTCCATACATTTCAGAGAGTGATGCCATTG TGGCGAGGATGATAATGGCGCATCCTGAGCACGTCCCCTTAAATCAG GTCCTTCCTGTTTTCTTAAAAGTTCTTCCCTTGAAAGAGGATCATGAAGAGTCCATGGCAGTCTATAGTTGTATATCTACTCTTGTTTTATCAACAAATCCTCTG GTTGTTGTAGCTCTGCTAGCTGCTTCCGGTGCCTTCTCCGTTTTTCATCTGTGGGGACGCCTATTTTCTTCCAAGATTCACACCGTGCAGACGTATGtgtatcttttatttatagaaatgattgtataa
- the LOC109006975 gene encoding uncharacterized protein LOC109006975 isoform X2, whose protein sequence is MKSECARRPQRNILIAAQTIFQSQNEGTEKLKEVFDMPQLVDTTLFLLQEESACQQTESDSDIDDDDTQHDKELMDAVSVLLPAFAKSMGSHFAPIFAKLYDPLMKFDRASRPPQEREMVVACLAEVAQEYVAYFGNLTPYISESDAIVARMIMAHPEHVPLNQVVVALLAASGAFSVFHLWGRLFSSKIHTVQTYVYLLFIEMIV, encoded by the exons ATGAAGTCAGAGTGCGCAAGAAGACCACAGAGAA ATATCCTAATAGCGGCACAGACAATCTTCCAGAGCCAAAAT GAAGGAACAGAGAAATTGAAAGAAGTTTTTG ATATGCCTCAGCTTGTTGACACTACTTTGTTTTTGCTCCAAGAGGAATCGGCTTGTCAGCAGACAGAATCTGACAGtgacattgatgatgatgatactcaaCATGATAAAGAGCTTATGGATGCAGTTTCTGTTCTTCTTCCTGCATTTGCTAAGTCCATGGGTTCTCATTTTGCACCCATATTTGCAAAGCTATATGATCCCTTAATGAAATTCGAT AGAGCTTCACGCCCTCCGCAAGAACGGGAAATGGTGGTTGCTTGCCTTGCAGAAGTTGCTCAAGAATATGTGGCCTATTTTGGAAACCTCACTCCATACATTTCAGAGAGTGATGCCATTG TGGCGAGGATGATAATGGCGCATCCTGAGCACGTCCCCTTAAATCAG GTTGTTGTAGCTCTGCTAGCTGCTTCCGGTGCCTTCTCCGTTTTTCATCTGTGGGGACGCCTATTTTCTTCCAAGATTCACACCGTGCAGACGTATGtgtatcttttatttatagaaatgattgtataa
- the LOC109007026 gene encoding cytochrome P450 81E8-like, which produces MEDILLYSSLSLLTFLLLFALKFYFQTRRLRKNLPPSPPNSLPVLGHLHLLKKPLHRTFYRLSQKYGQVLSLRFGSRLVVVVSSPSAVEECFTKNDIVLANRPAMLGGKHLGYNYTTLTAAPYGDHWRNLRRISSLEILSTNRLNMFSGIRRDEIKRLLRKLSHNSCKDFAKVELKSLFSELTFNIVMRMVAGKSYYGYGVDVKDEEEARQFREIMKEVTANGGASNPGEFVPLLQWIDRGGFEKRLKKLANRTDAFLQGLIDEKRREKEQGNTMIDHLLSLQKSQPEYYTDQIIKGLILVLLLAGTDTSSVTLEWAMSSLLNHPDTLKKAKVELDGQIGEERLVDESNVSQLCYLQNIISETLRLYPPAPLLLPHMSSEDCTIEGYDVPRNTIVFINAWAIHRDPNVWDNATDFKPERFESGKGDAHKLIMPFGLGRRACPGAGLAQRMVGLTLGSLIQCFEWERINDEEIDMTEGNGVTMPKAVALEAMCKARPIMKKILSTSEFVDVI; this is translated from the exons ATGGAAGACATCCTGCTTTATTCGTCCCTCTCACTTCTAACCTTTCTCCTTCTCTTTGCTCTCAAGTTCTACTTTCAAACAAGAAGGCTCCGCAAAAACCTCCCACCCAGCCCACCTAATTCTCTGCCTGTCCTGGGTCATCTCCATCTCCTTAAGAAACCCCTCCACCGTACATTTTACCGCCTCTCACAGAAATACGGCCAAGTTTTGTCTCTTCGCTTTGGTTCTCGTCTCGTGGTTGTAGTCTCGTCCCCATCCGCAGTCGAGGAATGTTTCACCAAGAACGACATCGTCTTAGCCAACCGCCCTGCCATGCTCGGAGGCAAGCACCTCGGCTACAACTACACCACCCTCACAGCAGCCCCCTATGGCGATCACTGGCGCAATCTCCGCCGCATAAGCTCCCTCGAGATACTCTCGACCAATCGCCTCAACATGTTCTCGGGCATACGAAGGGACGAGATCAAGCGCTTGCTTCGAAAACTATCACATAACTCGTGCAAAGATTTCGCCAAGGTGGAGCTGAAATCATTGTTCTCGGAGCTCACCTTTAACATCGTAATGAGAATGGTGGCGGGGAAGAGCTATTACGGGTACGGGGTGGACGTGAAGGACGAGGAAGAAGCGAGGCAGTTTAGGGAGATAATGAAAGAGGTAACCGCTAATGGAGGGGCGTCGAATCCTGGAGAATTTGTGCCCTTGCTGCAATGGATCGATCGTGGGGGGTTCGAGAAGAGACTGAAGAAACTTGCCAACAGGACGGATGCGTTCTTGCAGGGCCTTATCGATGAGAAGAGGCGTGAGAAGGAGCAGGGAAATACCATGATTGACCATTTGCTTTCTCTGCAGAAATCACAGCCTGAATATTACACTGACCAGATTATCAAGGGGCTTATACTG GTCTTATTACTTGCGGGGACCGATACGTCATCGGTGACATTAGAATGGGCAATGTCCAGTCTGCTCAATCATCCCGACACATTGAAAAAGGCTAAAGTTGAATTGGATGGTCAGATTGGAGAAGAAAGGTTagttgatgaatcaaatgtcTCTCAATTATGCTACCTTCAAAATATCATCTCAGAGACTTTACGATTGTACCCTCCTGCACCATTACTACTACCCCACATGTCATCCGAAGACTGTACTATTGAAGGATATGATGTTCCGAGAAACACGATAGTATTTATCAATGCATGGGCCATACACAGAGACCCGAATGTATGGGACAATGCAACCGATTTCAAGCCTGAGAGGTTCGAAAGTGGCAAAGGTGATGCGCACAAGCTGATCATGCCATTTGGATTGGGGAGGAGGGCTTGTCCTGGGGCGGGTCTTGCCCAGCGCATGGTGGGCTTGACTTTGGGATCATTGATTCAATGCTTCGAGTGGGAGAGGATCAACGATGAAGAGATTGACATGACTGAGGGTAATGGGGTCACCATGCCCAAAGCTGTGGCACTGGAGGCCATGTGTAAAGCTCGCCCCATCATGAAGAAGATTCTCTCTACATCTGAATTTGTTGatgttatttga
- the LOC118343650 gene encoding cytochrome P450 81E8-like, producing the protein MEDILLYSSLSLLTFLLLFACKFYFQTRRLRKNLPPSPPNSLPVLGHLHLLKKPLHRTFYRLSQKYGQVFSLRFGSRLVVVVSSPSAVEECFTKNDIVLANRPAMLGGKHLGYNYTTVTAAPYGDHWRNLRRISSLEILSTNRLNMFSGIRRDEIKRLLQKLSHNSCKDFAKVELKSLFSELTFNIVMRMVAGKRYYGYGEDVKDEEEARQFREIIKEAAANGGASNPGEFVPLLQWIDRGGFEKRLKKLANRTEEQGLIDEIINEKRRQEEQGNTMIDHLLSLQKSQPEYYTDQIIKGLILVFLFAGTDTSSVTLEWAMSNLLNHPDALKKAKAELDGQIGGEKLVDESNVSQLCYLQNIISETLRLYPSVPLLLPHMSSEDCTIEGYDVPRNTIVFINAWAIHRDPNVWDNATDFKPERFESGKGDAHKLIMPFGLGRRACPGAGLAQRMVGLTLGSLIQCFEWERINDEEIDMTEGNGVTMPKAVALEAMCKARPIMKKLLSTSEFVNVI; encoded by the exons ATGGAAGACATCCTGCTTTATTCCTCCCTCTCACTTCTAACCTTTCTCCTTCTCTTTGCTTGCAAGTTCTACTTTCAAACAAGAAGGCTCCGCAAAAACCTCCCACCCAGCCCACCTAATTCTCTGCCTGTCCTGGGTCATCTCCATCTCCTTAAGAAACCCCTCCACCGTACATTTTACCGCCTCTCACAGAAATATGGCCAAGTTTTCTCTCTTCGCTTTGGTTCTCGTCTCGTGGTTGTAGTCTCGTCCCCATCCGCAGTCGAGGAATGTTTCACCAAGAACGACATCGTCTTAGCCAACCGCCCTGCCATGCTCGGAGGCAAGCACCTCGGCTACAACTACACCACCGTCACAGCAGCCCCCTATGGCGATCACTGGCGCAATCTCCGCCGCATAAGCTCCCTCGAGATACTCTCGACCAATCGCCTCAACATGTTCTCAGGCATACGAAGGGACGAGATCAAGCGCTTGCTTCAAAAACTATCACATAACTCGTGCAAAGATTTCGCCAAGGTGGAGCTGAAATCATTGTTCTCGGAGCTCACCTTCAACATCGTAATGAGAATGGTGGCGGGGAAGAGGTATTACGGGTACGGGGAGGACGTGAAGGACGAGGAAGAAGCGAGGCAGTTTAGAGAGATAATTAAAGAGGCAGCCGCTAATGGAGGGGCGTCGAATCCCGGAGAATTTGTGCCTTTGCTGCAATGGATCGATCGTGGGGGTTTCGAGAAGAGACTCAAGAAACTTGCCAACAGGACGGAGGAGCAGGGCCTTATCGATGAGATTATCAATGAGAAGAGGCGCCAGGAGGAGCAGGGAAACACTATGATTGACCATTTGCTTTCTCTGCAGAAATCACAGCCTGAATATTACACTGACCAGATTATCAAGGGGCTTATACTG GTCTTCTTATTTGCGGGGACTGATACGTCATCAGTGACGTTAGAATGGGCAATGTCCAATCTGCTCAATCATCCCGACGCATTGAAAAAGGCTAAAGCTGAATTGGACGGTCAGATTGGAGGAGAAAAGTTagttgatgaatcaaatgtcTCTCAATTATGCTACCTTCAAAATATAATCTCAGAGACTTTACGATTGTACCCTTCTGTACCATTACTACTGCCCCACATGTCCTCCGAAGATTGTACCATTGAAGGATACGATGTGCCGAGAAACACGATAGTATTTATCAATGCATGGGCCATACACAGAGACCCGAATGTATGGGACAATGCAACCGATTTCAAGCCTGAGAGGTTCGAAAGTGGCAAAGGTGATGCGCACAAGCTGATCATGCCATTTGGATTGGGGAGGAGGGCTTGTCCTGGGGCGGGTCTTGCCCAGCGCATGGTGGGCTTGACTTTGGGATCATTGATTCAATGCTTCGAGTGGGAGAGGATCAACGATGAAGAGATTGACATGACTGAGGGTAATGGGGTCACAATGCCCAAAGCTGTGGCATTGGAGGCCATGTGTAAAGCTCGCCCCATCATGAAGAAGCTTCTCTCTACATCTGAATTTGTGAatgttatttga